A single genomic interval of Selenobaculum gibii harbors:
- a CDS encoding MBL fold metallo-hydrolase produces MDSMEITYLDNSGFVVKIGNTALLFDYYRDENHCLSSVLADCNKVYIFSSHVHHDHFNPKIVEMADSVAKYFLSFDIKPAAKSLLSSEKVIYLNPYETVKEMDIKVSSYGSTDEGISFYVEFEGWRIFHAGDLNWWHWDGDTETNNKFARNRFAKEMKHLTGLVSDVAFFPIDSRLGEYCALGVKEFCDHTMVRQLIAMHTQGIAWHPPEGFFAKEKEMKYWCPTKNGSKLSIEKGELSCKENG; encoded by the coding sequence ATGGATTCTATGGAAATTACTTATTTAGATAATAGTGGTTTTGTTGTAAAAATCGGCAATACAGCACTGCTGTTTGATTATTATCGTGATGAAAATCATTGTTTATCAAGTGTACTGGCAGATTGTAATAAAGTATATATCTTTAGTTCACATGTGCATCATGATCATTTTAATCCTAAGATTGTAGAAATGGCGGATAGTGTGGCAAAATATTTTTTAAGCTTTGATATTAAGCCGGCTGCCAAATCTCTTTTATCGTCAGAAAAGGTAATTTACCTTAATCCTTATGAAACGGTAAAGGAAATGGATATTAAAGTTTCTTCTTATGGTTCAACGGATGAAGGCATTTCCTTTTATGTTGAATTTGAAGGTTGGCGTATCTTTCACGCAGGTGATTTAAACTGGTGGCATTGGGATGGCGATACAGAGACCAATAATAAATTTGCTCGCAATCGTTTTGCAAAAGAAATGAAGCATTTGACTGGTTTAGTTTCAGATGTTGCGTTTTTCCCAATTGACAGTCGATTAGGCGAGTATTGTGCATTGGGTGTGAAGGAATTTTGTGACCATACGATGGTAAGACAGTTAATTGCAATGCATACACAAGGTATTGCTTGGCACCCGCCAGAAGGGTTTTTCGCTAAAGAGAAAGAAATGAAATATTGGTGTCCAACGAAAAATGGTAGCAAGTTATCAATTGAAAAAGGAGAATTATCATGCAAAGAAAATGGATAG
- a CDS encoding peptidylprolyl isomerase: protein MQRKWIVFMLVTFMMFIAVGCFGSSSQQKSSGLQSGMKYSDIAKEETKPTPKNVEPAQPLEPYNGTNRIAVFDTNMGIFKIELFEDKAPTTTKNFIGLAEKGFYNKLTFHRVIDGFMIQGGDPSGNGTGGPGYTIPDEFHKDLKHSSAGIISMANAGPDTGGSQFFITLDKTPWLDGKHAVFGKVIEGMDVVYKIGKVKTGANDKPVEPVVINEIKIIKAE, encoded by the coding sequence ATGCAAAGAAAATGGATAGTTTTTATGTTAGTAACGTTTATGATGTTTATTGCTGTGGGATGTTTCGGTAGTAGCAGCCAGCAAAAATCTTCTGGATTGCAAAGTGGAATGAAATATAGTGATATCGCGAAAGAGGAAACGAAACCAACACCTAAAAACGTTGAACCTGCACAGCCTTTAGAACCATACAATGGAACGAATCGTATTGCTGTATTTGATACAAATATGGGAATATTTAAAATTGAGTTGTTTGAGGATAAAGCACCAACTACAACGAAAAATTTTATTGGTTTAGCAGAAAAGGGATTTTATAATAAATTAACGTTCCATCGTGTAATTGATGGGTTTATGATTCAAGGTGGGGATCCAAGCGGTAACGGAACAGGGGGACCTGGCTATACGATTCCTGATGAATTTCATAAAGATTTAAAACATTCATCTGCAGGAATTATAAGCATGGCAAATGCTGGACCTGACACAGGTGGGTCACAATTCTTTATTACTTTGGACAAGACTCCTTGGCTTGATGGAAAACATGCTGTTTTTGGTAAAGTAATTGAAGGTATGGATGTCGTGTATAAAATTGGCAAAGTAAAAACGGGAGCAAATGATAAACCAGTAGAGCCTGTCGTTATCAATGAAATTAAAATAATTAAAGCAGAGTAA
- a CDS encoding GIY-YIG nuclease family protein: MAFTYILECADGTLYTGWTTDIEKRLLVHNEGRGAKYTRARLPVKLAYMEKLETNQLARQRECAIKKLTRNEKLNLIETTKK, from the coding sequence ATGGCCTTTACTTATATTTTAGAATGCGCCGATGGGACACTTTATACTGGATGGACGACTGATATTGAAAAGCGTTTATTAGTGCATAATGAAGGACGAGGGGCGAAATATACGCGCGCCAGACTTCCGGTTAAGCTTGCCTATATGGAAAAGTTGGAGACAAATCAACTCGCTCGACAAAGAGAATGTGCAATAAAAAAACTAACGCGTAATGAAAAATTGAATTTGATTGAAACTACAAAAAAATGA
- a CDS encoding 3D domain-containing protein, producing MKFEDVGDAMRKRAKERKGKRRYRRVMAGLTGAALLSTVMTVGIPTGKAQPITDKSHEAQNSESLADRYKDYLTTKLRELYDEKIAEKKQEIIEGILKLNKPEQKHATANKVLDIVATAYASGPEDNGIWNDKTHIGTKVRPGIIAVDPNVIPLGTKVYIEFSNGEGMYAVAEDTGGAIKGNRIDIAMSTRDKAKQFGIQDVKVHVLEKVLDV from the coding sequence ATGAAATTTGAAGATGTAGGTGATGCTATGAGAAAACGTGCGAAGGAACGTAAAGGGAAAAGACGTTATCGTCGTGTTATGGCAGGTTTAACTGGTGCGGCATTGTTATCTACCGTAATGACTGTTGGTATTCCTACGGGTAAAGCGCAGCCAATTACGGATAAATCTCATGAAGCACAAAACAGTGAAAGTTTAGCAGATAGATACAAAGATTATTTAACTACTAAATTACGTGAATTATATGATGAAAAAATTGCGGAAAAGAAGCAAGAAATTATCGAAGGTATTTTAAAATTAAATAAACCTGAACAAAAACATGCAACTGCAAATAAGGTTTTAGATATCGTTGCAACAGCGTATGCATCAGGACCTGAGGATAATGGTATATGGAATGATAAAACGCATATTGGAACGAAGGTACGTCCTGGAATTATTGCAGTTGACCCAAATGTGATTCCATTGGGGACTAAAGTTTATATTGAATTTAGTAATGGTGAAGGAATGTATGCAGTTGCAGAAGACACAGGTGGTGCAATTAAGGGGAACAGAATTGATATTGCCATGAGTACAAGAGACAAAGCAAAACAATTTGGTATTCAGGATGTAAAAGTGCATGTGTTAGAAAAAGTTTTAGATGTATAG
- a CDS encoding ABC transporter permease — MKGIAEINILNFSIVYLLLFIVLFIMKKAKINQTKLLILASIRMTLQLVLAGFILTYIFENPNPLFTVLYLICMTGFAIHRVISKNPTLNKSFKIAIAVSLSVSGLSILFFFVTIIVNENMFNPQYIIPLSGMIMGNAMTGVNLAIKSFRETLDQQRNRINTLINLGIIPQKILLPFVNQSLETALLPTMNSMLGMGIVSLPGMMTGQILSGTLPTTAILYQISIMIAICTVVCLSVFSSLYLGYQTLYNKKNQFTF; from the coding sequence GTGAAAGGAATCGCCGAAATCAATATTCTTAACTTTAGTATTGTCTATTTACTTTTATTCATCGTACTATTTATTATGAAGAAAGCAAAAATCAATCAGACAAAATTACTTATTCTTGCAAGTATCCGTATGACATTACAGCTTGTACTTGCAGGTTTTATTCTTACTTATATTTTTGAAAATCCAAATCCTCTCTTTACAGTTCTTTATTTAATTTGTATGACAGGTTTTGCAATTCACCGTGTCATTTCAAAGAATCCTACGTTAAATAAATCCTTTAAAATTGCTATTGCAGTTTCCCTGTCTGTCTCAGGTTTGTCTATACTATTCTTTTTTGTTACCATTATTGTCAATGAAAATATGTTTAATCCACAATACATCATTCCTTTAAGTGGAATGATTATGGGAAATGCAATGACTGGAGTAAATCTGGCAATTAAATCCTTTCGCGAAACCCTAGACCAACAGAGAAATAGAATCAATACTTTAATCAATCTTGGCATAATCCCACAGAAGATTTTATTGCCTTTCGTCAATCAATCTTTAGAAACCGCATTACTCCCAACGATGAATTCGATGCTTGGGATGGGAATCGTGTCTCTTCCCGGCATGATGACCGGGCAAATCTTATCTGGAACGCTGCCCACAACTGCGATTCTCTATCAAATTTCAATTATGATTGCGATTTGTACTGTTGTTTGCCTATCTGTATTTAGTTCACTTTATCTTGGGTACCAAACACTATACAATAAGAAAAATCAGTTTACCTTTTAA
- a CDS encoding ABC transporter ATP-binding protein, translating into MEILTAKDVIFNQNLHYPSIDIFENHTTFLQGPSGCGKSTLLKLFNATLSPDQGVISYKEHDISTLNTITLRQEVLLVSQSVYLFDTSISENFDEYYRYRNLPPLSNEEKKDFLHICSADFDLTSNCMNMSGGERQRIYLAICLSLMPKVFMLDEPTSALDYETATRVLENIKSFCQENKITLIVISHDAKLTQHYADHIITLEKKV; encoded by the coding sequence ATGGAAATTTTAACTGCAAAAGATGTTATTTTTAATCAAAATCTTCATTATCCCTCTATTGATATTTTTGAAAACCATACAACCTTTTTGCAAGGACCTAGCGGATGCGGAAAAAGTACATTGCTTAAATTATTTAATGCTACCTTATCCCCTGATCAAGGTGTTATTTCCTATAAAGAGCATGATATTTCTACTTTAAATACCATTACATTACGACAAGAAGTTTTGTTGGTGAGTCAATCTGTATATTTATTCGATACTTCCATTAGCGAAAATTTTGATGAATACTATCGTTATCGCAATCTGCCACCTCTATCAAATGAAGAAAAAAAGGATTTTCTCCATATCTGCTCTGCTGATTTCGACTTAACAAGCAATTGCATGAATATGTCTGGAGGCGAAAGGCAACGTATCTATCTTGCTATATGTTTGTCACTTATGCCCAAAGTTTTTATGTTGGACGAACCCACTTCCGCCTTAGACTACGAAACCGCCACACGTGTTTTAGAAAACATAAAATCGTTCTGCCAGGAAAATAAAATTACGTTAATCGTTATTAGCCATGATGCAAAATTAACCCAACATTACGCAGATCATATCATCACGTTAGAAAAGAAGGTGTAA
- the crcB gene encoding fluoride efflux transporter CrcB, translating to MLYHLTIVMGGAALGGAARYLISTLAMHKLGITFPYGTLIVNLLGCFIIGLFTAVAFDHFNFSPQIRLFVLAGFLGGLTTFSSFCYETIGLFQAGNINFALGNIALNTFIGLIAVRLGTYIARIIFF from the coding sequence ATGCTTTATCACTTGACTATTGTTATGGGTGGCGCAGCCCTTGGCGGTGCTGCTAGATATTTAATTTCAACTCTTGCAATGCATAAGCTAGGCATTACCTTTCCTTATGGAACTTTAATCGTAAATTTATTAGGTTGTTTTATTATTGGGCTATTTACTGCCGTTGCTTTTGATCATTTCAATTTTTCTCCACAAATCCGTCTCTTTGTTTTAGCTGGATTTTTAGGGGGATTAACCACATTCTCTTCATTTTGTTATGAAACTATCGGATTGTTTCAAGCTGGTAACATAAATTTCGCCTTAGGAAACATTGCCCTAAACACATTCATCGGCCTGATAGCTGTTCGACTTGGGACTTATATCGCCAGAATAATATTCTTTTAA
- the lysA gene encoding diaminopimelate decarboxylase produces MAEKAFPISKDNLQEIIAKYPTPFHIYDEQAIRNNMRRLFKAFSWAPAFKEYFAVKAAPNPTLLKILSEEGAGADCSSLAELLLSEMAGIKGENIMLTSNDTPAEEFQKARELGAVINLDDITHIDYLEKHASFPEILSFRYNPGPSLAHSNTIIGKPEEAKYGLTKEQLFEAYRIAKEKGVKRFGLHTMVISNELDPDSFIATAELMFNLAVEINQKLGIRLEFVNLGGGVGIPYRPEETAVDLEYVGEGIRKAYERIVIKNNIAPLTIAMELGRSITGPYGYLVSTALHRKNTYKNYIGLDSCMANLMRPALYGAYHHITIIGKENEPCDHVYDITGSLCENNDKFAIDRALPKIDIGDIIVIHDTGAHGHAMGFNYNGKLRSAELLLKPNGDVEMIRRGETIEDYFATLNF; encoded by the coding sequence ATGGCAGAAAAAGCATTTCCAATCAGCAAAGATAATTTGCAAGAGATTATTGCAAAGTACCCAACTCCGTTTCATATTTACGACGAACAAGCAATCCGCAATAATATGCGCCGTTTGTTTAAAGCTTTTAGCTGGGCCCCAGCATTTAAAGAATATTTCGCAGTAAAAGCTGCTCCAAACCCTACTTTACTTAAAATTCTAAGCGAAGAAGGCGCAGGTGCCGATTGCAGTTCTTTAGCTGAGTTATTATTATCTGAAATGGCTGGAATCAAAGGCGAAAATATTATGCTTACATCAAACGATACGCCAGCAGAAGAATTTCAAAAAGCGCGAGAATTAGGTGCTGTTATCAATCTAGATGATATTACACATATTGATTATCTTGAAAAACACGCCAGCTTTCCAGAGATTCTTTCTTTCCGTTACAACCCAGGTCCATCGCTTGCACATAGCAATACAATTATCGGAAAACCTGAAGAAGCAAAATACGGTCTGACAAAAGAGCAACTCTTTGAAGCATATCGTATCGCTAAAGAAAAAGGCGTAAAACGCTTTGGACTTCATACCATGGTAATCTCCAATGAATTAGATCCTGATTCATTTATCGCAACAGCAGAATTAATGTTTAATCTTGCTGTTGAAATCAATCAAAAACTTGGTATTCGATTAGAATTCGTTAACCTTGGCGGCGGTGTTGGCATCCCTTATCGCCCTGAAGAAACAGCCGTTGATTTAGAATATGTAGGTGAAGGAATTAGAAAAGCTTATGAAAGAATCGTTATAAAAAACAATATTGCGCCACTTACAATTGCAATGGAGTTAGGTCGTTCTATTACTGGTCCTTATGGCTATCTTGTTTCTACTGCACTTCATCGCAAGAACACATATAAAAATTACATTGGACTAGACAGCTGTATGGCAAACTTAATGCGTCCTGCACTTTACGGAGCATACCACCACATTACGATAATCGGTAAGGAAAATGAACCTTGTGACCATGTGTATGATATCACTGGTTCACTCTGTGAAAACAATGATAAATTTGCAATCGACCGCGCTTTACCAAAAATCGATATCGGTGATATTATCGTCATTCACGATACGGGTGCGCATGGTCATGCAATGGGCTTTAATTATAATGGTAAATTACGTTCTGCTGAATTATTGTTAAAACCTAATGGCGACGTAGAAATGATTCGCCGCGGCGAAACAATAGAAGATTATTTTGCCACATTAAATTTTTAA
- a CDS encoding lipid-binding SYLF domain-containing protein codes for MFQSKFLRFVCIMVLCSFLTSISVVQAASVEDKRQKVRNMSDATLEKLYEVHPSARRAIQNAAGYAVFKNTGVKIFVLGSGMGKGIAVNQVTGEETFMKMAEAQVGLGLGVKEFNVIFVFATEDALDKFINTGWEFGGQATAAITDGVSGDSMQGAVTVSRDTWMYQMTEKGLALELTGKGTRYYKDSELNKK; via the coding sequence TTGTTTCAGTCTAAATTTTTGCGTTTTGTTTGTATTATGGTGTTATGTTCTTTTCTTACATCAATTTCAGTTGTACAAGCTGCAAGCGTAGAGGATAAACGGCAAAAAGTTCGTAATATGTCTGATGCAACTTTAGAAAAGCTTTATGAAGTTCACCCAAGTGCAAGGCGAGCTATTCAAAATGCAGCGGGCTATGCTGTATTTAAAAATACAGGAGTAAAGATTTTCGTCTTAGGTAGTGGAATGGGAAAAGGTATTGCGGTGAATCAAGTTACAGGTGAAGAAACCTTTATGAAAATGGCGGAAGCACAGGTTGGACTTGGTTTAGGGGTAAAAGAATTTAATGTAATTTTTGTTTTTGCAACAGAGGACGCACTCGACAAATTTATCAATACAGGCTGGGAGTTTGGCGGACAGGCAACTGCTGCGATAACAGATGGTGTTTCTGGTGACTCTATGCAAGGGGCTGTTACTGTATCTAGGGATACTTGGATGTATCAAATGACGGAAAAAGGATTGGCGCTTGAATTAACAGGTAAAGGAACTCGCTATTATAAAGATAGTGAGTTAAACAAAAAGTAA
- a CDS encoding SufB/SufD family protein, whose protein sequence is MNDVTKELLRTVSELDGLPKGAYNIRENGHCASRNCTEKINIVSKTDKPGIDIIVKPGTKYETVYIPAIVTESDVDDLVYNDFYIGEDADITIVAGCGVHTDGTGNSQHNGIHRFFLRKNSRVLYLEKHIGTGEGTGERIINPETYMELGENSYMEMDTLQIKGVDSSKRVTEGTLAANAKLIIREKIMTHGNQTAETIFKVDLNGNKSGADVISRSVARDSSKQIFRSTINGNADCSGHTECDAIIMDNGVVSAIPELTANHVDAALIHEAAIGKIAGEQLTKLMTLGLSEAEGEAKIIEGFLK, encoded by the coding sequence ATGAATGACGTGACAAAAGAACTGCTTAGAACGGTTTCTGAACTAGACGGTCTACCTAAGGGTGCTTATAATATCCGTGAAAACGGGCATTGTGCTTCTCGAAACTGTACAGAAAAAATTAATATCGTTTCAAAAACAGACAAACCCGGTATTGATATTATCGTTAAGCCTGGTACAAAATACGAAACCGTTTACATTCCGGCGATTGTTACTGAAAGCGATGTTGACGACCTCGTCTATAACGACTTTTATATTGGCGAAGATGCTGATATAACCATTGTTGCAGGTTGCGGCGTTCATACGGATGGTACCGGTAATTCACAACATAACGGCATCCATCGTTTCTTTTTGAGAAAAAATTCCCGAGTACTTTATTTAGAAAAACATATTGGCACTGGCGAAGGTACGGGTGAACGGATAATTAATCCTGAAACCTATATGGAGTTAGGAGAAAATAGTTATATGGAAATGGATACCCTGCAAATCAAAGGCGTTGATTCTAGTAAAAGAGTCACCGAAGGAACATTAGCTGCAAATGCCAAGCTTATTATTCGCGAAAAAATCATGACCCACGGTAACCAAACTGCAGAAACAATTTTTAAAGTGGATTTAAACGGCAATAAGTCTGGTGCAGATGTAATTTCCCGTTCCGTTGCCAGAGATTCTTCAAAACAAATCTTTCGTTCGACAATTAATGGAAATGCTGACTGCAGCGGGCATACAGAATGTGATGCAATTATCATGGACAATGGTGTAGTAAGTGCGATTCCAGAACTTACAGCCAATCATGTAGATGCAGCTTTAATTCATGAAGCAGCGATTGGTAAAATCGCTGGTGAACAATTAACAAAATTGATGACATTGGGACTCTCAGAGGCTGAAGGCGAAGCCAAAATTATTGAAGGATTCTTAAAATAA
- a CDS encoding ABC transporter ATP-binding protein, translating into MLELKEITVKVEGGKEILKNLSLKIEAGKFVVITGPNGGGKSTLAKLVAGIIKPSSGKIFFNGKDITNLNITERAKLGVTFAFQQPVRFKGITVRDLISIAAGDTNMDEKKLCAYLYDVGLCAKNYIDREINASLSGGEIKRIEIATAIARKTQLSIFDEPEAGIDIWSFNNLTGVFEKMRQENDGSIIIISHQERIFEIADEIIVLADGQISMQGKKEDVLPKLFTSEDKCSFCTGGIQ; encoded by the coding sequence ATGTTAGAATTGAAAGAAATTACCGTTAAAGTCGAAGGTGGCAAAGAGATTTTAAAAAATCTCAGTTTAAAAATTGAAGCAGGTAAATTTGTTGTAATTACCGGTCCAAACGGCGGCGGAAAGTCCACTTTGGCAAAACTTGTTGCGGGAATTATCAAACCTTCTTCCGGCAAAATCTTTTTTAACGGAAAAGATATAACTAATCTTAATATTACGGAAAGAGCAAAGCTCGGTGTTACTTTTGCATTTCAACAGCCAGTTCGCTTTAAAGGCATTACTGTTCGCGATTTAATTAGTATTGCAGCCGGCGATACTAATATGGACGAAAAAAAATTATGTGCATACCTTTACGACGTAGGTCTCTGTGCAAAAAATTATATTGATCGTGAAATCAATGCAAGTTTATCCGGTGGTGAAATCAAGCGTATTGAAATTGCAACTGCAATTGCAAGAAAAACGCAGCTTTCAATTTTCGACGAACCGGAAGCAGGCATTGATATTTGGAGTTTTAACAATTTAACCGGTGTATTTGAAAAAATGCGTCAGGAGAATGATGGTTCTATCATCATTATTTCCCATCAGGAACGCATTTTCGAAATTGCCGATGAAATTATTGTTTTAGCAGACGGACAAATCAGTATGCAAGGTAAAAAAGAGGATGTTCTACCAAAACTATTTACGAGCGAAGATAAATGTTCGTTTTGTACAGGAGGTATCCAATAA
- a CDS encoding FAD-dependent oxidoreductase, with product MQSIWTESSQRLNFKSLKGDVKTDVLIIGGGMAGILIAYFLEQAGVDYMLVEGKTIGDGITKNTTAKITSQHGLIYDKLIHDNGVEKAKQYLDANQLALKRYKEICENIDCDFEEKSAYTYSLSDRIKIEREIKAVYRLGLVAEFIEDLPLPFKTCGAIEFKNQAQFHPLKFINAIAKNLNIYENTFIKELGENAVITNAGKIIPQKIIVATHFPVINKHGMFFLKMYQHRSYVIALEDAQNIHGMYVDEAQEGMSFRNYKNLLFIGGGDHRTGEEGGNWKELRGFARKYYPNAIERYAWATQDCMTLDGIPYIGEYATNTPNLYVATGFNKWGMTSSMISAIILSDMIIGRDNPFEELFSPNRSMLKPQLLLNGVAAVVNLLKPKTKRCPHLGCALTWNKVEQTWDCPCHGSRFEKNGDLIDNPATGSLKK from the coding sequence ATGCAATCGATTTGGACAGAAAGTAGTCAAAGGTTAAACTTTAAAAGTCTAAAAGGCGATGTGAAAACTGATGTTTTAATTATTGGCGGAGGAATGGCGGGCATATTAATTGCTTACTTTCTTGAGCAAGCTGGTGTTGATTATATGCTTGTCGAGGGGAAAACGATAGGGGATGGAATTACAAAAAATACAACAGCAAAAATCACATCACAACACGGTTTGATTTATGATAAATTAATCCATGATAATGGAGTCGAGAAAGCAAAACAATATCTTGATGCTAATCAATTAGCATTAAAAAGATATAAAGAAATTTGTGAAAATATTGATTGTGATTTTGAAGAAAAAAGTGCATATACGTATTCATTAAGTGATCGTATAAAAATTGAACGAGAGATAAAGGCTGTTTATCGACTTGGACTGGTGGCGGAATTTATCGAAGACCTTCCACTACCCTTTAAAACATGTGGTGCAATTGAATTTAAGAATCAAGCGCAATTTCATCCTTTAAAATTTATAAATGCTATAGCAAAAAATTTAAATATTTATGAAAATACGTTTATAAAGGAACTTGGCGAAAACGCCGTTATTACAAATGCGGGGAAAATAATTCCTCAAAAAATAATCGTTGCAACACACTTCCCTGTGATTAATAAACACGGGATGTTCTTTTTAAAGATGTATCAGCATCGTTCCTATGTCATTGCATTAGAAGATGCGCAAAATATTCATGGAATGTATGTGGATGAAGCGCAAGAAGGAATGTCATTTCGTAATTACAAAAATTTATTGTTCATTGGAGGTGGAGATCACCGAACAGGCGAAGAAGGCGGGAACTGGAAAGAACTTCGAGGTTTTGCTAGAAAATATTATCCTAATGCGATAGAAAGGTATGCATGGGCAACACAGGATTGTATGACGCTAGATGGAATTCCCTATATAGGCGAGTATGCGACGAATACTCCAAATCTATATGTTGCTACAGGCTTTAATAAATGGGGGATGACTTCTTCTATGATATCAGCAATTATTCTATCTGATATGATCATCGGAAGAGATAATCCCTTTGAAGAATTATTTTCCCCGAATAGAAGTATGTTAAAACCACAACTTTTACTTAATGGGGTAGCAGCTGTAGTCAATCTTCTAAAGCCAAAAACAAAACGGTGTCCTCACCTTGGATGTGCACTGACCTGGAATAAAGTTGAACAAACCTGGGATTGTCCATGTCACGGTTCTAGATTTGAGAAAAATGGGGATTTGATAGACAATCCTGCAACAGGATCGTTAAAAAAATAA
- the hcp gene encoding hydroxylamine reductase produces MSYDMFCYQCEQTAGGKGCTKIGVCGKTPEIAGLQDLLIYQLKGISFYVKKLIERGEKIDKAIVSFVENSLFTTLTNVNFDADVHVQLLKHSQEIKEKVRNMVGSCSDIPQAASYNLSDTKEDMLKDAKQAGIMFDQSLDPDIRSLRQTILYGLKGISAYGHQARELGYYSDQIDEFYFRGLEATTNDKLTVQDLITMTMRTGEMSVAVIQKLDEANTTIYKNPVPQKVNINVKKGPFIIVSGHDLKDLEMILEQTEGKGINIYTHGEMLPCHGYPELKKYKHLVGNFGGAWQDQQKEFDSIPGCIVMTTNCLMKPRESYKDRIFSTNVVGWDGVKHIKKNIDGKKDFSEVINKALELGGFAEDQTPKEILVGFGHHATLSYAGKIVDAVKSGKLRHFFLIGGCDGARPGRNYYTEFAKRVPKDCIILTLACGKYRFNKLDFGELDGLPRLLDIGQCNDAYSAVKIALALADAFDTDINSLPLSIILSWYEQKAVADLLALLSLNVKGIYLGPVLPAFLSPTVLQYLVDNFCLTPISTPEKDLESCLEQDVK; encoded by the coding sequence ATGAGTTATGATATGTTTTGTTACCAATGTGAACAGACTGCTGGTGGAAAAGGTTGTACAAAAATTGGTGTGTGCGGGAAAACGCCAGAAATCGCAGGATTACAGGATTTACTTATTTATCAGTTAAAAGGCATTAGTTTTTATGTGAAAAAGCTAATCGAAAGGGGAGAAAAGATTGACAAAGCTATTGTTAGCTTTGTGGAAAATTCTTTATTTACCACTTTGACCAATGTAAATTTTGATGCTGATGTACATGTTCAACTGCTTAAACATTCGCAAGAAATTAAGGAAAAAGTACGAAATATGGTGGGAAGTTGCAGTGATATCCCTCAAGCGGCCAGCTATAATCTAAGTGATACAAAAGAAGATATGTTAAAGGATGCTAAACAGGCGGGGATAATGTTTGATCAAAGTTTAGATCCCGATATACGGTCGTTGAGACAGACGATTCTTTATGGATTAAAGGGGATTAGTGCATATGGGCATCAGGCGCGGGAGTTAGGGTATTATAGTGATCAAATAGATGAATTTTATTTTCGAGGATTAGAAGCTACGACGAATGACAAATTAACAGTTCAAGATTTGATCACGATGACAATGCGCACTGGAGAAATGAGTGTTGCTGTGATACAGAAATTAGACGAAGCAAATACGACGATATATAAAAATCCTGTACCGCAAAAAGTAAATATAAATGTAAAAAAAGGACCGTTTATTATCGTTTCAGGTCATGATCTAAAAGACTTGGAAATGATTTTGGAACAAACTGAGGGGAAAGGAATTAATATCTATACACATGGGGAAATGTTGCCGTGTCATGGGTATCCAGAGTTAAAAAAGTACAAGCATCTGGTTGGAAATTTTGGCGGTGCATGGCAAGATCAGCAAAAGGAGTTTGATAGTATTCCTGGATGTATCGTCATGACGACCAACTGTTTAATGAAACCTAGAGAATCATACAAAGATCGTATATTTAGCACTAATGTGGTAGGTTGGGATGGCGTAAAACATATCAAGAAAAATATTGATGGTAAAAAAGATTTTAGTGAGGTTATAAATAAAGCACTAGAACTTGGTGGTTTTGCTGAAGATCAGACACCAAAAGAAATTTTAGTGGGGTTTGGCCATCATGCGACGTTAAGTTACGCGGGGAAAATTGTTGATGCTGTAAAAAGCGGGAAATTAAGACATTTCTTTCTTATTGGGGGCTGCGATGGGGCAAGACCTGGGAGAAATTATTATACAGAGTTTGCAAAAAGAGTTCCTAAAGATTGCATAATTCTCACTTTGGCCTGTGGTAAATATCGCTTTAATAAACTGGATTTTGGTGAGCTGGATGGACTGCCTAGGTTATTAGATATTGGACAATGTAATGACGCCTATTCGGCAGTTAAAATCGCTTTAGCACTTGCAGATGCGTTTGATACGGATATAAACAGCTTACCACTATCGATTATTCTTTCCTGGTATGAGCAAAAAGCCGTTGCAGATTTATTAGCTTTATTATCATTAAATGTTAAGGGGATATATCTTGGTCCTGTTTTGCCTGCATTTTTAAGTCCTACTGTCCTTCAATATCTAGTAGATAATTTTTGCTTAACTCCGATAAGTACACCGGAAAAAGATTTAGAGTCTTGCTTAGAACAAGATGTAAAGTAA